The following proteins are co-located in the Streptomyces sp. DT2A-34 genome:
- a CDS encoding ABC transporter permease, which translates to MTAHRRFALGLAVVAVPLVLALLGPLFTGDPGPRATSFTLGDGHWLGTDFVGRDVWQQVLLGGRTVVLTALAATTLAYLVAVPVALISALTRLRWLEELLMRPLDVLLAVPSLLLILLVASVLSPGAAGLALLVALVNVPDAARIVRAAAAEAAARPAVEALRMQGESWWRIAVGYVGRSALRTLAADAGIRLTGVLYLVSTAAFLGVGVAPDAADWAVMVDRNRTGLLVQPWAVVVPALLIVALTMGTNLLFDAALEKKGRRS; encoded by the coding sequence ATGACAGCGCATCGCCGTTTCGCGCTCGGCCTCGCGGTCGTCGCCGTCCCCCTCGTACTCGCCCTCCTCGGACCGCTGTTCACCGGTGACCCCGGCCCCCGGGCCACCTCCTTCACCCTCGGTGACGGCCACTGGCTGGGCACCGACTTCGTGGGCCGCGACGTCTGGCAGCAAGTCCTGCTGGGCGGCCGTACGGTCGTCCTCACCGCCCTGGCCGCGACCACGCTCGCGTACCTCGTCGCCGTCCCGGTCGCGCTCATCAGCGCGCTCACCCGTCTGCGGTGGCTGGAGGAGCTGCTGATGCGGCCGCTGGACGTGCTGCTCGCCGTACCGTCGCTGCTGCTGATCCTGCTCGTGGCCTCCGTGCTGTCGCCGGGTGCCGCCGGGCTCGCGCTGCTGGTGGCGCTGGTGAACGTGCCCGACGCGGCCCGGATCGTGCGGGCGGCGGCAGCGGAGGCCGCCGCCCGCCCCGCCGTCGAGGCGCTGCGCATGCAGGGCGAGAGCTGGTGGCGGATCGCCGTCGGCTACGTCGGCCGGTCGGCGCTGCGCACCCTCGCCGCCGACGCCGGTATCCGGCTGACGGGCGTGCTGTACCTGGTGTCGACGGCCGCGTTCCTCGGTGTGGGCGTCGCGCCGGACGCCGCCGACTGGGCGGTCATGGTCGACCGCAACCGCACCGGCCTGCTCGTGCAGCCCTGGGCCGTGGTGGTGCCCGCGCTGCTGATCGTGGCGCTGACGATGGGCACCAACCTGCTCTTCGACGCCGCACTGGAGAAGAAGGGACGACGTTCGTGA
- a CDS encoding ABC transporter permease, producing the protein MSPLRSFVARRLFLGVAQTMAVVLLVFALTEALPGDAAVALAGDQPDPARIAAIREAMDLDRPAYERLTDWATGLLHGDFGTSLASGRPVTQYIADGFGPTLLLATLTLALLVPLGFGLGVLAARHEGRLIDRLVSSVTLAVYAVPEFALGVLLVTVLALKLAWLPPTAVGYGTDLLSHPAALVLPVLVLLSRPVCSLSRLVRAGMVDALASPYAAHARRYGVPGARVRYTHALPNALAPAAQQLARTVDWLLCGVIVVEALFVIPGLGTVLLNAVAERDVPVVQGLAVVFGVLTVVLNLGADLVAHRLTPRAGVAA; encoded by the coding sequence GTGAGCCCCCTGCGCTCGTTCGTGGCCCGGCGGCTGTTCCTCGGTGTCGCGCAGACCATGGCCGTCGTGCTGCTGGTCTTCGCGCTCACCGAGGCGCTGCCGGGCGACGCGGCCGTGGCCCTCGCGGGCGACCAGCCGGACCCCGCGCGCATCGCCGCGATCCGCGAGGCGATGGACCTGGACCGGCCGGCGTACGAGCGGCTGACCGACTGGGCGACGGGCCTGCTGCACGGCGACTTCGGCACCTCCCTGGCTTCCGGCCGCCCCGTCACCCAGTACATCGCCGACGGCTTCGGCCCCACCCTGCTGCTGGCCACGCTCACGCTGGCGCTCCTCGTCCCCCTCGGCTTCGGCCTCGGCGTGCTCGCCGCCCGCCACGAGGGACGGCTCATCGACCGGCTGGTCAGCTCGGTGACGCTGGCCGTGTACGCCGTCCCCGAGTTCGCCCTCGGGGTGCTGCTGGTGACGGTCCTCGCCCTGAAGCTGGCCTGGCTGCCGCCGACGGCCGTCGGCTACGGCACCGACCTGCTCTCCCATCCGGCGGCGCTGGTCCTGCCGGTGCTGGTCCTGCTGTCCCGCCCGGTCTGTTCCCTGTCCCGCCTGGTGCGAGCCGGCATGGTCGACGCCCTCGCCTCCCCCTACGCGGCCCACGCCCGCCGCTACGGCGTCCCCGGCGCCCGGGTCCGCTACACCCACGCCCTGCCGAACGCCCTCGCCCCGGCCGCGCAGCAACTCGCCCGTACCGTCGACTGGTTGCTGTGCGGGGTCATCGTGGTCGAGGCCCTCTTCGTGATCCCGGGCCTGGGCACGGTCCTCCTCAACGCCGTGGCCGAACGTGACGTACCGGTGGTGCAGGGGCTGGCCGTGGTGTTCGGCGTGCTGACGGTCGTACTGAACCTCGGGGCCGACCTGGTGGCCCACCGGCTCACCCCCCGCGCGGGGGTGGCCGCATGA
- a CDS encoding ABC transporter substrate-binding protein, translating into MNERFPGLRRRGFLAATSGAAALALVGCGGGTDDKADSASGTPKRGGRLRAAFAGGGASETLDPHLANLFADVARAKALFDKLADYGADLSAQPRLAEKWESNKTLDRWQVTLRQATFHDGKPVTAKDVLYSYRRIADPKQAFRAKASLEPLDLDASRATGERSIEFVLKRPTAEFPNILAAFGAYIVPENATEFDKKPVGSGPFRFVSFAPGRSAVFRRYDDHWDGAPLLDEIEFVVANEESARVNALLGGQVEYAHELNPTTARAHEGQGQIEIVRLRNSAMQAFCMKTDRAPFDDKRVREAFFLIADRQELVDGALSGAGEVGNDLFGKGYEYYAADLPQRAQDLDKARALLKQAGAEKLKVTLDTSAVAAGFTEAAGIFRDQAAKAGVTIDVKMGSKDSYWSDILDGGTLCCYRSGAMPIEAHISQRLLTDSTTNATKWQHKDFDALYQQAQSTRDKTERAAVYERMQRRLYAEGGFLIWGFADWIIGTARTVKGVETKAPANTLDWARFDKVWLA; encoded by the coding sequence ATGAACGAACGCTTCCCCGGCCTGCGCCGCCGCGGCTTCCTCGCCGCCACCTCGGGCGCCGCCGCCCTCGCCCTCGTCGGCTGCGGCGGCGGCACGGACGACAAGGCGGACAGCGCGTCCGGCACCCCCAAGCGCGGCGGCCGTCTGCGCGCCGCGTTCGCCGGGGGCGGCGCGAGCGAGACCCTCGACCCGCACCTGGCGAACCTCTTCGCCGACGTCGCCCGCGCCAAGGCGCTCTTCGACAAGCTCGCCGACTACGGGGCCGACCTCTCCGCACAGCCCCGCCTCGCCGAGAAGTGGGAGTCCAACAAGACCTTGGACCGCTGGCAGGTGACGCTGCGTCAGGCCACCTTCCACGACGGGAAGCCCGTCACCGCCAAGGACGTCCTCTACAGCTACCGCCGTATCGCCGACCCCAAGCAGGCGTTCCGCGCCAAGGCGTCCCTGGAGCCGCTCGACCTCGACGCCAGCCGCGCCACCGGTGAGCGGAGCATCGAGTTCGTGCTGAAGCGGCCCACCGCCGAATTCCCCAACATCCTGGCCGCGTTCGGCGCGTACATCGTCCCCGAGAACGCCACGGAGTTCGACAAGAAGCCGGTCGGCTCCGGCCCCTTCCGCTTCGTGTCGTTCGCCCCCGGCCGCTCCGCCGTCTTCCGCCGCTACGACGACCACTGGGACGGCGCCCCGCTCCTCGACGAGATCGAGTTCGTCGTCGCCAACGAGGAGTCCGCCCGCGTCAACGCCCTCCTCGGCGGCCAGGTCGAGTACGCGCACGAGCTCAACCCCACCACCGCCCGCGCCCACGAAGGCCAGGGCCAGATCGAGATCGTGCGGCTGCGCAACAGCGCCATGCAGGCGTTCTGCATGAAGACCGACCGGGCCCCCTTCGACGACAAGCGGGTCCGCGAGGCCTTCTTCCTCATCGCCGACCGGCAGGAACTCGTCGACGGCGCGCTGTCCGGCGCGGGCGAGGTCGGCAACGACCTGTTCGGCAAGGGCTACGAGTACTACGCCGCCGACCTGCCCCAGCGCGCGCAGGACCTCGACAAGGCCCGCGCCCTGCTCAAGCAGGCCGGCGCCGAGAAGCTGAAGGTCACCCTGGACACCTCGGCCGTCGCCGCCGGGTTCACCGAGGCCGCCGGCATCTTCCGCGACCAGGCCGCCAAGGCGGGCGTCACCATCGACGTGAAGATGGGCAGCAAGGACTCCTACTGGAGCGACATCCTCGACGGCGGCACCCTGTGCTGCTACCGCTCCGGCGCCATGCCCATCGAGGCCCACATCTCGCAGCGGCTGCTCACCGACTCCACCACCAACGCCACCAAGTGGCAGCACAAGGACTTCGACGCCCTCTACCAGCAGGCCCAGTCCACCCGCGACAAGACCGAACGGGCCGCCGTCTACGAGCGCATGCAGCGCCGTCTGTACGCCGAGGGCGGCTTCCTCATCTGGGGCTTCGCGGACTGGATCATCGGAACGGCCCGCACGGTGAAGGGGGTTGAGACCAAGGCACCCGCCAACACCCTCGACTGGGCCCGCTTCGACAAGGTGTGGCTCGCGTGA
- a CDS encoding class I SAM-dependent methyltransferase, translating to MTGTRVDASPDTDQHRKADEQRKADEQRNLLTDNPALYEARFPDPERLAGRWAEDCLRRHGAGPRVLDMGCGTGRDAAHLHSVGRTVTGADLSEAMLAHARVHHPGPAYVRADLHGFDLRDPDGAAFDAVVCLDSSLLYCHTNDQLDGFLASCRHALTPGGLLVAEMRNGAYFLGRTDLLDTPSVNAFTWQGAAYRSTTTLTVDRTAQLLRRTRVWTSDDGSPPVQQRSAWRLLLPQELRHFLAAHGFEVLELHDGPGPRTEPVWCEADLPGHTTDADRLHVVARRISSH from the coding sequence ATGACCGGCACCCGGGTGGATGCGAGCCCTGACACCGATCAGCACCGCAAAGCCGATGAGCAGCGCAAAGCCGATGAACAGCGCAATCTCCTCACCGACAACCCCGCCCTCTACGAGGCCCGCTTCCCCGACCCCGAGCGGCTCGCCGGACGCTGGGCCGAAGACTGCCTGCGCCGCCACGGCGCCGGTCCGCGGGTCCTTGACATGGGCTGCGGCACCGGCCGCGACGCCGCCCACCTGCACTCCGTCGGCCGTACGGTGACCGGCGCCGACCTCTCCGAGGCGATGCTGGCACACGCCCGCGTCCACCACCCCGGACCGGCGTACGTCCGGGCCGACCTGCACGGCTTCGACCTGCGAGACCCGGACGGGGCCGCCTTCGACGCCGTCGTCTGCCTGGACAGCTCCCTGCTGTACTGCCACACCAACGACCAGCTCGACGGCTTCCTCGCCTCCTGCCGCCACGCCCTCACGCCGGGCGGCCTGCTGGTCGCGGAGATGCGCAACGGGGCGTACTTCCTGGGCCGGACGGACCTCCTCGACACACCGTCCGTCAACGCCTTCACCTGGCAGGGCGCCGCCTACCGCTCCACCACCACACTGACCGTCGACCGCACCGCCCAGCTGCTGCGCCGTACCCGCGTATGGACGTCCGACGACGGCTCGCCGCCCGTCCAGCAGCGCTCGGCCTGGCGGCTGTTGCTGCCGCAGGAGCTACGGCACTTCCTCGCCGCCCACGGCTTCGAGGTGCTCGAACTGCACGACGGCCCCGGCCCGCGCACCGAGCCCGTCTGGTGCGAGGCCGACCTGCCCGGCCACACGACCGACGCGGACCGGCTGCACGTCGTCGCGCGCCGCATCTCTTCCCACTGA
- a CDS encoding MFS transporter: MKTWREMRGFPLAVQLLLVNQLGVNTGFYLLIPYLATHLGENLGMSAAVVGIVLGVRNLSQQGLFIIGGSASDRLGARGVIIAGCALRTVGFGLFALGDGLPVLLAASVLSGLAGALFNPAVRAYLAQESGERKAEAFALFNVFATTGALIGPLLGSALLLVDFRTSALTAAGIFAVLTVAQALVLPARKVEPSGNSGVLGDWREVLGNRAFLAFALAMVGMFTLENQLYLLLPDGAREATGWDGAAGIVFLVGTVANLALQLRITRSLKSRGDRARWIAVGLAVMGLAFLPPALVAGAGSPGWLDAGPVLLGALLLYLGVMAASPFVMELIPRFGRPELTGTYFGIFYVVSGVAAAVGNTVVGWAMDAGESGGHAWLPWVCCAVFGLASAGGVAWLHRQGALPADPVPAAAQASQERSNA, encoded by the coding sequence ATGAAGACGTGGCGTGAGATGCGCGGATTCCCGCTCGCCGTCCAACTGCTCCTCGTCAACCAGCTCGGCGTCAACACCGGCTTCTACCTCCTCATCCCGTACCTCGCCACCCACCTCGGCGAGAACCTGGGCATGTCGGCGGCGGTCGTCGGGATCGTCCTCGGCGTGCGGAATCTGAGCCAGCAGGGCCTGTTCATCATCGGCGGCTCGGCATCGGACCGACTCGGGGCGCGCGGCGTCATCATCGCCGGGTGCGCGCTGCGGACCGTCGGCTTCGGGTTGTTCGCACTCGGCGACGGGCTGCCGGTGCTGCTCGCCGCGTCCGTGCTCAGCGGACTCGCCGGGGCGTTGTTCAACCCGGCCGTACGGGCGTACCTCGCGCAGGAGTCGGGGGAGCGCAAGGCGGAGGCGTTCGCGCTGTTCAACGTGTTCGCGACGACCGGCGCGCTGATCGGGCCGCTGCTGGGCAGCGCCCTGCTCCTCGTCGACTTCCGTACCTCCGCGCTGACCGCCGCCGGGATCTTCGCGGTGCTCACCGTGGCGCAGGCCCTCGTCCTGCCCGCGCGGAAGGTCGAGCCCAGCGGCAACAGCGGTGTCCTCGGGGACTGGCGCGAGGTGCTCGGCAACCGGGCCTTCCTGGCCTTCGCGCTCGCCATGGTCGGCATGTTCACCCTGGAGAACCAGCTGTACCTGCTGCTGCCCGACGGGGCCCGCGAGGCCACCGGCTGGGACGGGGCGGCGGGGATCGTCTTCCTCGTCGGTACGGTGGCCAACCTGGCGCTTCAGCTGAGAATCACGAGGAGTCTCAAGTCCCGTGGTGACAGGGCGCGGTGGATCGCCGTCGGCCTGGCGGTGATGGGGCTGGCCTTCCTGCCGCCGGCCCTGGTGGCGGGGGCGGGGTCTCCCGGGTGGCTCGACGCCGGGCCCGTGCTGCTCGGCGCGCTGCTGCTCTACCTCGGCGTCATGGCCGCCTCGCCGTTCGTGATGGAGCTGATCCCGCGCTTCGGGCGACCCGAGCTGACCGGCACCTACTTCGGGATCTTCTACGTCGTCTCCGGAGTCGCCGCGGCCGTGGGCAACACCGTCGTCGGGTGGGCCATGGACGCGGGCGAGAGCGGAGGCCATGCGTGGCTGCCGTGGGTGTGCTGCGCCGTGTTCGGGCTGGCGTCGGCGGGCGGAGTGGCCTGGCTGCACCGGCAGGGGGCGCTGCCCGCGGATCCGGTCCCGGCAGCGGCACAGGCTTCTCAGGAGAGGAGCAACGCATGA
- a CDS encoding dipeptide epimerase: MKARLRTVRLELAEPLRISRSTMTARDAVWLGVEHDGVTGYGEAVSSVYYGLDADTLVRLISAVALERFADPESALEALPSAAVPPAVIAAVESALLDLVGKRDGVPVHRLLGTETPFGVATARTIGITSLAHAAAEARRLAASGFEVVKVKAGSPDAEDDVERVRVIRDAAPGVRLLLDPNGAWSVAEAERLLPRFAALGVEAVEQPLPPGDPDALAALAEKSPLPVIADEDAVSVADVRRLAGRVHGVNVKLAKCGGVRAALRIAELIEGSGTELMLGCLTASTLGLAPAVHLADRARWADLDGHLLLAHDPWTGIGGADGTVRPSGLPGLGVEEVTAHEDVA; this comes from the coding sequence ATGAAGGCCCGCCTGCGCACCGTACGTCTCGAACTCGCCGAGCCGTTGCGCATCTCCCGCTCCACCATGACCGCCCGCGACGCCGTGTGGCTGGGCGTCGAGCACGACGGAGTGACCGGATACGGCGAGGCCGTCAGCAGCGTGTACTACGGGCTGGACGCCGACACGCTCGTACGGCTGATCTCGGCGGTCGCTCTGGAGCGGTTCGCCGATCCCGAGAGCGCCCTGGAGGCCCTGCCTTCGGCCGCCGTTCCGCCCGCCGTCATCGCCGCCGTCGAGTCCGCGCTGCTGGACCTCGTCGGCAAGCGGGACGGTGTGCCCGTCCACCGTCTGCTGGGGACCGAGACGCCGTTCGGTGTCGCCACCGCACGCACCATCGGCATCACCTCGCTCGCGCACGCGGCCGCCGAGGCCCGGCGCCTGGCCGCGAGCGGATTCGAGGTCGTCAAGGTGAAGGCGGGCTCGCCCGATGCCGAGGACGACGTGGAGCGCGTGCGGGTCATCCGGGACGCGGCCCCTGGCGTGCGGTTGCTGCTGGACCCGAACGGCGCCTGGAGCGTGGCGGAGGCCGAGCGGCTGCTGCCCCGGTTCGCCGCGCTCGGGGTCGAGGCCGTCGAACAGCCGCTGCCGCCCGGCGATCCGGATGCGCTGGCCGCCCTCGCCGAGAAGTCGCCGCTGCCCGTCATCGCCGACGAGGACGCGGTGAGCGTGGCGGACGTACGGCGGCTGGCCGGGCGCGTCCACGGCGTCAACGTCAAGCTCGCCAAGTGCGGGGGAGTCCGAGCGGCCCTGCGGATCGCGGAGTTGATCGAGGGCAGCGGGACGGAGCTGATGCTCGGCTGTCTGACCGCCAGCACTCTCGGCCTGGCACCCGCCGTCCACCTGGCCGACCGTGCCCGCTGGGCCGACCTGGACGGGCATCTGCTGCTCGCGCACGACCCGTGGACGGGGATCGGCGGCGCGGACGGCACCGTACGCCCAAGTGGCCTGCCGGGACTGGGAGTCGAGGAGGTGACGGCGCATGAAGACGTGGCGTGA
- a CDS encoding PLP-dependent cysteine synthase family protein: MTTTAVLPTARPELLALLGRTPVVRVTADLPHAHPGFWAKLEGLAAGGMKARAAVSMLLGARERGELRPGAPVVESTSGTLGIGLAFAGQALGHPVVLVGDSELEPSMRQLLRAHGVRLELVDRPAPQGGWQAARLGRLRELLAELPGAYWPDQYNNPDNTAGYASLAAELGSQLDHLDILVCSVGTGGHSAGVIAPLRRHWPALRLIGVDATGSTIFGQPARPRLMRGLGSSIHPRNVAYDAFDEVHWIGPAEAVDSCRRLARGSFVSGGWSTGAVARVAAWAACVHPGAVVATVFPDGPHRYLGTVYDDDFLAAHGLDPAGAATRPVEIPHPYAAEASGWARCARVADPLSSGRTR, encoded by the coding sequence ATGACCACGACCGCTGTACTCCCCACCGCGCGGCCGGAGTTGCTCGCCCTGCTCGGCCGCACCCCCGTCGTCCGTGTCACCGCCGACCTGCCCCACGCCCACCCCGGTTTCTGGGCCAAGCTCGAAGGCCTCGCGGCGGGCGGCATGAAGGCGCGGGCCGCCGTGTCGATGCTGCTCGGCGCGCGCGAGCGCGGTGAACTGCGTCCCGGCGCCCCGGTGGTGGAGTCCACCTCCGGCACGCTCGGCATCGGGCTCGCCTTCGCGGGGCAGGCGCTCGGCCACCCCGTCGTGCTCGTCGGCGACAGTGAACTGGAGCCGTCCATGCGGCAGTTGCTGCGCGCGCACGGTGTACGGCTGGAGCTCGTCGACCGCCCGGCGCCCCAGGGCGGCTGGCAGGCGGCCCGCCTCGGCCGGCTGCGTGAGCTGCTCGCCGAACTGCCCGGCGCCTACTGGCCCGACCAGTACAACAACCCCGACAACACGGCCGGCTACGCCTCCCTCGCCGCCGAACTCGGCTCCCAGCTCGACCACTTGGACATCCTGGTGTGCAGCGTCGGCACCGGCGGCCACAGCGCCGGCGTCATCGCCCCGCTGCGCCGGCACTGGCCCGCGCTCCGGCTCATCGGCGTCGACGCCACCGGCTCCACCATCTTCGGCCAGCCCGCCCGCCCCCGCCTGATGCGCGGCCTCGGCAGCAGCATCCACCCGCGCAACGTCGCCTACGACGCCTTCGACGAGGTCCACTGGATCGGCCCCGCCGAGGCCGTGGACAGCTGCCGACGGCTCGCCCGGGGCAGCTTCGTCAGCGGCGGCTGGAGCACCGGAGCCGTCGCGCGGGTCGCCGCCTGGGCTGCCTGCGTGCACCCGGGGGCGGTCGTCGCCACCGTGTTCCCCGACGGGCCGCACCGCTACCTCGGCACCGTCTACGACGACGACTTCCTCGCCGCCCACGGCCTCGACCCGGCCGGCGCCGCCACCCGGCCCGTGGAGATACCGCATCCGTATGCCGCCGAGGCGAGCGGGTGGGCGCGGTGTGCGCGGGTCGCCGATCCGCTCTCTTCCGGAAGGACACGATGA
- a CDS encoding DUF364 domain-containing protein codes for MTAASASPTAPCRTYDDLVARVRAGALGPDPRTQRIAVAFTTRQAVRHDGRGTGYRNEVLSLRLAEAVGSCAVEPGELPDSALDDCVGADVAQLLEHPLAAVRVAALDAYLMHVTPHTPDHGALPVDLPAGSSLEKSKARARAVVELLDLPAGGTVLVVGVVNSLLEALRSRGIGYVPCDLKGGVTEWGEPVAADALAAAGGCDALLVSGMTLGNGTFEPLREHALRHGKQLVMFAQTGSAVLPRFLGHGVSAVCAEPYPFFWLDGGPGVVHRYRCPGGAR; via the coding sequence GTGACCGCCGCGAGCGCCTCGCCGACGGCGCCCTGTCGGACGTACGACGACCTGGTCGCCCGCGTCCGCGCCGGCGCCCTCGGCCCCGACCCGCGCACGCAGCGGATCGCCGTCGCCTTCACCACCCGGCAGGCCGTACGGCACGACGGACGCGGCACCGGCTACCGCAACGAGGTCCTCAGCCTGCGCCTCGCCGAGGCCGTCGGCTCCTGCGCGGTCGAACCCGGGGAACTGCCCGACAGCGCGCTCGACGACTGTGTCGGCGCCGACGTGGCACAGCTGCTGGAGCATCCGCTGGCGGCGGTGCGGGTGGCCGCCCTCGACGCCTACCTGATGCACGTCACCCCGCACACCCCGGACCACGGGGCACTGCCGGTCGACCTGCCCGCCGGGTCCTCCCTGGAGAAGTCCAAGGCCAGGGCGAGGGCGGTCGTCGAGCTGCTGGACCTTCCGGCCGGGGGCACGGTGCTGGTCGTCGGTGTCGTCAACTCCCTGCTGGAAGCGCTGCGTTCGCGCGGGATCGGCTATGTGCCGTGCGACCTCAAGGGTGGCGTGACGGAGTGGGGCGAGCCGGTCGCCGCCGACGCGCTCGCCGCGGCCGGTGGCTGTGACGCGCTGCTGGTGTCCGGGATGACCCTGGGCAACGGCACCTTCGAACCACTGCGGGAGCACGCGCTGCGGCACGGCAAGCAGCTGGTGATGTTCGCCCAGACGGGAAGTGCCGTTCTGCCCCGGTTCCTCGGGCACGGAGTGAGCGCGGTGTGCGCGGAGCCGTACCCCTTCTTCTGGCTCGACGGCGGGCCCGGCGTCGTTCACCGGTACCGCTGTCCCGGGGGTGCGCGATGA
- a CDS encoding ATP-grasp domain-containing protein, translating into MAHLLVVESWVGSMSRLLPRAIREGGHEFTFLTRDLHHYLRSAPEGTAHPLLGARNVITTDTNDIDALLPEVERLHSVLGFDGVVTSCDYYLPTVARIAGHLGLPGPGPEAVENACRKDATRRVLAEAGLPGPRFAVHEEWADLARAAKEIGYPLVVKPVDLCAGMYVRRVDDEAQLADAFRALADFPVNARGQRRTLAVLLEELLDGPEVSVETVSYGGAVHLIGVTDKSIGGAPAFIETGHMFPAALPLADIDAAEQTTLGALKALGLTDGVVAHTEIKLTSAGPRVVEVNPRPAGNRITELVRHVTGIDLAAAFVDVALGREPDLRRTDTGLRSAAIGFLVPDRAGTLEALDGRQLADRPDVLEVQLAEPGKAVKAAGSNNEYLGHVMAGDAEGLGARDRVEDLLTGLRAGLVIR; encoded by the coding sequence GTGGCTCATCTGCTGGTGGTAGAGAGCTGGGTCGGGTCGATGAGCAGGCTGCTGCCACGGGCGATCCGGGAGGGCGGACACGAGTTCACCTTCCTCACCCGGGACCTGCATCACTACCTGCGCTCGGCGCCCGAGGGGACGGCGCACCCGCTGCTCGGGGCCCGCAATGTGATCACGACCGACACCAACGACATCGACGCCCTGCTGCCCGAGGTGGAGCGGCTGCACTCGGTGCTGGGCTTCGACGGGGTGGTCACCTCCTGCGACTACTACCTGCCGACGGTGGCCCGGATCGCCGGGCACCTCGGTCTGCCCGGCCCCGGCCCCGAGGCGGTGGAGAACGCCTGCCGCAAGGACGCCACCCGCCGCGTCCTCGCCGAAGCGGGCCTGCCCGGACCGCGCTTCGCCGTCCACGAGGAGTGGGCCGACCTCGCGCGGGCCGCGAAGGAGATCGGCTACCCGCTGGTCGTCAAGCCGGTCGACCTGTGCGCGGGCATGTATGTGCGGCGCGTCGACGACGAGGCCCAACTCGCCGATGCCTTCAGGGCCTTGGCCGACTTCCCGGTCAACGCCCGTGGGCAGCGGCGCACCTTGGCCGTGCTCCTGGAGGAGCTTCTCGACGGCCCTGAAGTGAGCGTCGAGACCGTGTCGTACGGCGGCGCCGTGCACCTGATCGGCGTCACCGACAAGAGCATCGGCGGAGCGCCCGCCTTCATCGAGACCGGCCACATGTTCCCCGCCGCCCTGCCGCTCGCCGACATCGACGCCGCCGAGCAGACCACGCTCGGCGCGCTCAAGGCGCTCGGGCTGACGGACGGCGTCGTGGCGCACACCGAGATCAAACTGACCTCCGCCGGGCCGCGCGTCGTCGAGGTCAACCCCCGGCCCGCCGGCAACCGCATCACCGAGCTCGTCCGCCATGTCACCGGCATCGACCTCGCCGCCGCCTTCGTGGACGTCGCCCTCGGCCGCGAGCCCGACCTCCGGCGCACGGACACAGGGCTGCGCAGCGCCGCCATCGGCTTCCTCGTCCCGGACCGCGCCGGCACGCTCGAAGCGCTCGACGGCCGCCAACTGGCCGACCGGCCCGATGTGTTGGAGGTGCAGCTCGCCGAGCCCGGCAAGGCCGTGAAGGCGGCGGGCAGCAACAACGAGTACCTGGGCCACGTCATGGCGGGCGACGCGGAGGGCCTCGGCGCCCGTGACCGCGTCGAGGACCTGCTGACCGGGCTGCGTGCGGGGCTGGTGATCCGGTGA